In Chitinophaga nivalis, a single genomic region encodes these proteins:
- a CDS encoding NmrA family NAD(P)-binding protein, whose product MKKIKPTIVVFGCTGTVGKEVMRQLQDHDCVVRGVLRNPERPYPIEIGSRSLDITYVSADLNAINQLKAACMGADAVFLLTATSPNQVAYEMNIIDAARYCGVRRIVKLSAPVVHAPAKVEVSQWHRKIEAYLSQNSDDFCCLRPYAFMQNWERNTFTIRHFGKIYGSLGDAARNYIDCRDVATVAVNYLLTPEVLREQSVVLAGPEAITNIEMAAKLSRVTGRKIEYVDIAPEALLHQLTTRARLPQWLATHIVELDDLAIKMPEPDEDTVTYLIARKPRIMDEYLQECRQLFKRKPVWRMLF is encoded by the coding sequence ATGAAAAAAATTAAACCGACTATCGTTGTTTTTGGCTGTACAGGAACAGTAGGGAAAGAGGTCATGCGGCAACTACAGGATCACGACTGTGTGGTAAGAGGGGTGCTTAGAAATCCGGAGCGTCCTTATCCCATAGAGATAGGCAGCCGTAGCTTGGATATCACTTATGTAAGCGCCGATTTAAATGCGATCAACCAATTAAAGGCTGCCTGTATGGGCGCAGATGCAGTATTTCTTTTAACAGCTACATCCCCCAACCAGGTAGCATATGAAATGAATATCATTGACGCCGCCAGATATTGTGGTGTCAGACGAATAGTGAAATTGTCCGCACCGGTGGTGCATGCACCCGCCAAAGTGGAGGTTAGCCAATGGCATCGTAAAATAGAGGCGTATCTTTCACAGAACAGCGATGACTTCTGTTGTTTAAGACCCTATGCGTTTATGCAGAATTGGGAACGAAATACCTTTACGATCCGGCATTTCGGTAAAATTTACGGGTCTTTGGGAGATGCGGCACGGAACTACATTGATTGCCGGGATGTAGCCACCGTAGCAGTGAATTATTTATTAACGCCGGAAGTGTTAAGGGAACAGTCAGTGGTACTGGCTGGTCCGGAGGCCATCACAAACATTGAAATGGCAGCAAAGCTATCCCGTGTTACCGGCCGCAAAATTGAATATGTGGACATTGCGCCGGAGGCGTTACTCCATCAATTAACTACCAGAGCCAGATTGCCCCAATGGCTGGCTACGCACATTGTTGAACTGGATGACCTGGCCATTAAAATGCCGGAGCCAGACGAGGATACGGTTACTTACCTGATAGCCAGAAAACCGCGTATCATGGATGAATACCTGCAGGAATGCCGGCAGCTGTTTAAAAGAAAACCGGTTTGGCGGATGTTGTTTTAA
- a CDS encoding helix-turn-helix domain-containing protein yields MSKIKRITATDFRGRFMSEMSADFTILKTPVQIHDISKTSGFIKVPTPLHRPEYNFIVHITKGNAKQQVDADVRAIKANEILFVRQGNVTSLKEVSADAAGHIVLFEDKILHQLLSKQELMKLFSINTVIPISEAHSVWLTALFELLSVEIYNPAPNLGICYSLLQAALQKIFTASNDLNKGISRSAEITFRFKELVYKHYLTEKTVLFYAGELCVSENYLHRCIKETMGESPKEWINKVCILQSQLLLQDLTKGISEIAFELNYDDPSYFGRLFKKITGVTPSEYRLAFMQDLSG; encoded by the coding sequence ATGTCTAAAATAAAACGCATCACTGCCACTGATTTCAGGGGACGGTTTATGTCAGAAATGTCGGCTGATTTTACGATTCTGAAGACGCCTGTTCAGATTCATGATATCAGCAAAACATCCGGGTTCATTAAAGTACCTACGCCGCTGCACCGGCCGGAATACAATTTCATTGTACATATTACCAAAGGAAACGCCAAACAGCAGGTGGATGCGGATGTGAGAGCCATCAAAGCCAATGAAATTCTGTTTGTCAGGCAAGGAAACGTTACTTCCCTAAAAGAGGTGAGCGCCGATGCGGCCGGGCATATTGTTTTATTTGAAGACAAAATACTCCATCAGTTATTATCCAAACAGGAGCTGATGAAACTCTTTTCGATCAATACCGTCATCCCTATATCCGAAGCGCATAGTGTCTGGCTGACGGCGTTGTTTGAACTGTTGAGCGTAGAAATCTATAATCCGGCGCCCAATCTGGGTATCTGCTATTCGTTGTTGCAGGCGGCGTTGCAGAAGATCTTTACGGCTAGTAATGACCTGAATAAGGGCATCAGCCGAAGTGCCGAAATTACTTTCCGGTTTAAGGAACTGGTGTATAAACACTACCTGACAGAGAAGACGGTCTTGTTTTATGCCGGTGAGCTATGCGTTTCCGAAAATTATCTCCACCGGTGTATCAAAGAAACGATGGGCGAAAGTCCAAAGGAATGGATCAACAAAGTATGTATCCTGCAAAGTCAGCTGCTGTTACAAGACCTGACCAAAGGCATTTCAGAAATTGCCTTTGAGCTTAATTATGATGATCCCAGCTATTTCGGGCGGCTTTTTAAGAAGATAACCGGTGTAACCCCCTCTGAATACCGGCTGGCATTTATGCAGGATTTGTCCGGATAA
- a CDS encoding LysR family transcriptional regulator, with product MPWNLEWLRTFKAIYEAGTLSAAAQELSVSQPGVSLHLNSLEAFTGYKLFDRSARKMVPTEKGKILYNYILDPLKKLETGEEHFHKRSKEERATISVGMCFETFQYTLEEHIANLPFNLIIKFGEYPQMQQDLDNGLLDLIITPQKGQQQNLQYLPFSKEKIVLIAGNKTETAELEDLFAQGKTKEATSLLKQQLWYSTAADMEHLKNFWVRHFGEHPDFSPNFIVPNISSIIRCLSDGNGFSVVPDFLCSEAIASGKIKIAWEGTHPLENTLYFGTRKKTMYQQEIGQLEQLLQEKWEITTEK from the coding sequence ATGCCATGGAATCTCGAATGGTTGCGAACGTTTAAAGCCATATATGAAGCCGGAACACTCTCTGCTGCCGCGCAGGAATTATCTGTTTCCCAGCCAGGGGTAAGCCTTCATTTAAACTCGCTGGAAGCCTTTACCGGATATAAACTGTTTGACCGGTCTGCCAGAAAGATGGTGCCTACAGAAAAAGGAAAGATCCTGTACAACTACATACTGGACCCCCTGAAAAAACTGGAAACAGGAGAAGAGCACTTTCACAAACGCTCGAAAGAAGAGCGGGCAACGATTAGTGTGGGGATGTGTTTTGAAACGTTTCAATACACACTGGAAGAACATATTGCAAATCTGCCCTTTAACCTGATCATCAAATTCGGAGAATATCCGCAGATGCAGCAGGATCTGGATAATGGCCTGCTGGACCTGATCATTACGCCACAAAAAGGACAACAACAGAATCTGCAATACCTGCCATTCTCCAAAGAGAAGATTGTATTGATAGCAGGCAACAAAACCGAAACAGCTGAACTGGAAGATTTGTTTGCGCAGGGCAAAACGAAAGAAGCCACCAGCTTGTTGAAGCAGCAGCTCTGGTATAGTACGGCGGCAGACATGGAGCACCTGAAAAATTTCTGGGTAAGGCATTTTGGCGAACATCCGGATTTCAGTCCGAATTTTATTGTGCCCAATATCAGCTCCATTATCCGTTGTTTGAGTGATGGTAACGGATTTTCGGTGGTGCCGGATTTTCTTTGTTCAGAAGCCATTGCTTCAGGAAAAATAAAGATAGCCTGGGAAGGTACCCACCCGCTGGAGAATACGCTGTATTTCGGCACGCGGAAGAAGACCATGTACCAGCAGGAAATCGGGCAATTGGAACAGTTACTCCAGGAAAAATGGGAAATAACAACGGAGAAATAG
- a CDS encoding DoxX family protein: MHTLLWILQGLLAAIFGYSGIMKSSQKRDKLVQVGQTGVANLSYPLIRFIGITEILGAIGIIVPQATGILPHLTAVSALGFAVIMLLAAPIHYKRHEPAATAFNIFLLLVSFAVAILRYPGGLR; the protein is encoded by the coding sequence ATGCACACACTTTTATGGATCCTGCAGGGCTTACTGGCCGCTATCTTTGGTTATTCCGGCATTATGAAATCTTCCCAGAAAAGAGATAAACTGGTACAGGTAGGTCAAACGGGCGTCGCCAACTTATCCTATCCACTGATCCGGTTTATCGGTATCACTGAAATATTAGGCGCCATCGGCATCATAGTTCCCCAGGCGACGGGTATACTGCCGCATCTCACCGCTGTTTCCGCGCTGGGTTTTGCCGTAATCATGCTCCTCGCTGCGCCCATACACTACAAACGCCACGAACCTGCAGCTACGGCTTTTAATATATTCTTACTGCTGGTATCCTTTGCTGTAGCCATACTGCGGTATCCGGGAGGTCTACGATAG
- a CDS encoding aldo/keto reductase has protein sequence MEYRKLGNTNLELSAITYGAFAIGGNMWGGNEQKDSIASVKASIDNGVTTLDTAPFYGFGLSEAMIGEAIKTYDRTKIQLLTKFGLVWDGSNQGKGEFFFDAEEDGKKIPVYKYASKASIVKEVEESLQRLQTDYIDLLQIHWPDSTTPIADTMEALEQLIQQGKIRAAGVSNYSVDQLTTVRNTVNIASNQMGYSMLNRDIEKDLVPYALKNDVGIIVYSPMERGLLTGKYFKDDKLKANDHRNGYFQQFDLTKVKTFLDTIAPIAAAKNATLSQLVLRWTSLQPAITVVLAGARNAAQAIDNAKAMDIQLTTEEMSFINNALTKIQENENQ, from the coding sequence ATGGAATACAGAAAATTAGGGAATACCAACCTGGAATTATCCGCTATTACTTATGGCGCCTTCGCTATCGGCGGTAACATGTGGGGCGGTAACGAGCAAAAAGACTCTATCGCATCAGTAAAAGCCTCCATCGACAATGGCGTAACCACCCTGGATACGGCGCCGTTCTACGGTTTCGGACTCAGTGAAGCCATGATTGGTGAGGCTATCAAAACATATGACAGGACTAAGATTCAGCTGCTCACCAAATTCGGCCTCGTATGGGATGGCAGTAACCAGGGGAAAGGTGAATTTTTCTTTGATGCAGAAGAAGACGGCAAAAAAATACCGGTTTATAAATATGCCTCCAAAGCCAGCATCGTGAAGGAAGTGGAAGAAAGTCTCCAACGTCTGCAGACAGACTACATTGACCTGTTGCAGATCCACTGGCCGGACAGTACCACCCCCATTGCAGACACCATGGAAGCGCTGGAACAGCTGATACAGCAAGGAAAAATCCGCGCAGCAGGAGTGAGTAACTACAGCGTTGACCAACTGACAACCGTCCGGAACACCGTAAACATTGCCAGCAACCAAATGGGTTATAGTATGCTGAACCGGGATATTGAAAAAGACCTGGTGCCTTACGCCCTGAAAAATGACGTGGGTATCATCGTGTATAGCCCAATGGAAAGGGGATTACTGACCGGTAAATACTTCAAAGATGATAAACTGAAAGCGAACGATCATAGAAATGGATACTTCCAGCAGTTTGATTTAACGAAGGTGAAAACATTCCTGGATACCATTGCCCCGATAGCGGCAGCCAAAAATGCCACCTTATCTCAGCTGGTATTACGCTGGACCAGCCTGCAACCGGCTATTACTGTAGTACTGGCAGGTGCCAGAAACGCCGCACAGGCGATCGACAATGCGAAAGCCATGGATATTCAGCTCACCACAGAAGAAATGAGCTTTATCAATAACGCACTTACAAAAATTCAGGAAAATGAAAATCAATAA
- a CDS encoding NAD(P)H-dependent oxidoreductase, with translation MKIFIINAGQVFAHSGGRFNSLLTSWTTAHLAQNGFEYRVVNINEDFDAMAEVENFKWADLVIYHTPIWWFQVPNRLKKYADEVFTAGHQNGMYASDGRSRKNPAINYGTGGLLQGTKYMVTTTWNAPETAFTLPGEFFDQRSVDDGVLFGFHKMNQFVGMDRITGFHFHDLEKNAPPERINHYHQDYLRHLEQVLQEEKQLS, from the coding sequence ATGAAGATATTCATTATCAATGCAGGACAAGTCTTTGCGCACTCCGGTGGCAGGTTTAACAGCTTGCTAACGAGCTGGACAACCGCACACCTGGCCCAAAACGGGTTCGAGTATCGGGTGGTCAATATCAATGAGGATTTTGATGCCATGGCCGAAGTGGAAAACTTCAAATGGGCTGACCTCGTTATCTACCACACCCCCATCTGGTGGTTTCAGGTACCCAATCGTTTAAAAAAATATGCAGACGAAGTATTCACGGCCGGTCATCAGAATGGGATGTACGCCAGCGACGGCAGAAGCCGGAAAAACCCGGCTATTAATTATGGTACCGGCGGACTATTGCAGGGCACCAAATATATGGTCACCACTACCTGGAATGCCCCCGAGACCGCCTTTACGCTGCCGGGTGAATTTTTCGATCAAAGATCCGTGGATGACGGCGTATTGTTCGGCTTTCATAAGATGAACCAGTTCGTAGGCATGGACCGCATTACCGGCTTCCATTTTCATGACCTGGAAAAAAACGCCCCCCCGGAACGGATCAATCACTATCATCAGGACTACCTCCGACACCTGGAACAGGTACTGCAGGAAGAAAAACAATTATCCTGA
- a CDS encoding S41 family peptidase, which translates to MNLKLLSALLFFTTNFALAQNTAFKKPGLLDKSLKKDSLIAEFSALYHLTNTIHPGQFMFCSKNEFDKTYLSLKNSIKTDLSLVAYYKLTATLMAKIKDGHTAVDRGQIIDLLHDRLVFPFSIYKIKNNYYLDKSSPENKDYAGLRILKINGQDIHSVVNDIKQYVHLEGRNETGLNTRFSNFPFYYFIYNQTEKFEIEYVDSNNHKLKGTFSGMPFKTYTGNISEKTVPLTTTFNTNDLAILKFRSFENGYNETDRKMAEKQLDHFFTQLDSLKTKNLIIDLRDNSGGSADIANYLFSYLTSTPYYYFDYTGAKYNSVKEWKHYAQYPDNIEEIDLNETKRKHGLNCYTETDSTDYWWFELQRNKANFYKGKISVLINGGCFSTTGHLLALMREHKIGKFYGEYSQGSNYSNSGGQAFVLPYSKTLVWIPTFQYRMRTPHFINDPKGIKPDVEIQVQPNDLRTGFDGQIEFIVKQL; encoded by the coding sequence ATGAACTTGAAGTTATTATCAGCACTTTTATTTTTTACAACCAATTTCGCACTTGCGCAAAACACAGCATTTAAAAAGCCAGGATTGCTTGACAAATCGTTAAAAAAAGACAGCCTTATCGCCGAGTTCTCAGCACTATATCATCTAACCAATACAATTCATCCCGGACAATTTATGTTTTGTTCAAAAAATGAATTTGACAAAACGTATCTTTCTTTAAAAAACAGCATAAAAACTGATCTTTCACTGGTAGCATATTATAAATTAACCGCCACCTTAATGGCAAAAATAAAAGACGGACATACAGCAGTTGATAGGGGGCAAATTATTGACTTACTGCATGACAGATTAGTTTTTCCTTTCAGCATCTATAAAATCAAGAACAATTATTACTTGGATAAATCATCTCCAGAAAATAAGGATTATGCCGGATTGAGGATTTTAAAAATAAATGGGCAAGACATCCATTCCGTGGTGAACGACATTAAACAATACGTTCATCTTGAAGGCAGAAACGAAACTGGATTAAATACCCGATTTAGTAATTTCCCCTTTTATTATTTCATTTACAATCAAACAGAAAAGTTTGAAATTGAATATGTAGATAGTAACAATCATAAACTGAAAGGCACCTTTAGTGGAATGCCATTTAAGACATATACCGGTAATATTTCAGAAAAAACAGTCCCTTTAACAACAACTTTCAACACAAACGATCTAGCTATTTTAAAATTCCGTTCCTTTGAAAATGGTTATAATGAAACGGACAGAAAAATGGCAGAAAAACAACTAGACCACTTTTTCACACAACTCGACAGTTTAAAAACCAAAAATCTAATTATCGATTTACGGGATAATAGTGGCGGTTCTGCAGATATTGCCAACTACTTATTTTCATACTTAACCAGTACCCCTTATTACTATTTTGATTACACAGGAGCAAAATACAACAGTGTAAAAGAATGGAAGCATTACGCGCAATATCCAGACAATATCGAAGAAATAGATTTGAATGAAACAAAACGCAAGCATGGATTAAACTGCTACACTGAAACTGATAGTACAGATTATTGGTGGTTTGAACTACAACGAAACAAAGCGAATTTTTACAAAGGGAAGATCAGCGTTTTGATAAATGGTGGCTGTTTTTCAACCACCGGACATCTATTAGCATTGATGAGGGAACATAAAATCGGGAAATTTTACGGAGAATATTCACAAGGGAGCAATTATAGCAATTCGGGCGGACAAGCATTTGTTTTGCCTTATTCCAAAACATTGGTTTGGATACCCACTTTTCAATATAGAATGAGAACACCCCATTTTATAAATGATCCAAAAGGAATTAAGCCGGATGTTGAAATACAAGTACAGCCAAATGATCTAAGAACGGGATTTGACGGGCAAATTGAATTTATTGTTAAGCAGCTATAG
- a CDS encoding Crp/Fnr family transcriptional regulator — MSVPLYDPSLNDFFDIIKTFITLSADSKLTMANILEKKELPKGHHLVSAGSVCRHVYFIEKGLTRTYYLKDGKDVTDWISVEKTMATSIVSFITGMPDIRSIELLEPTTLWAISHDDLQKLYDENHEIERFGRILVSYGLVQMQQRFDDLHFATARERYRKLMQQHPTIVQRVPLAMVASYLGITPETLSRIRADYTN, encoded by the coding sequence ATGTCAGTTCCGTTATACGATCCTTCCCTGAATGATTTTTTTGATATCATCAAAACATTCATCACCCTTTCTGCCGACAGCAAACTTACGATGGCCAACATCCTTGAAAAAAAAGAGCTGCCCAAGGGGCATCACCTGGTCAGCGCCGGATCTGTATGCCGCCATGTATATTTCATAGAAAAAGGACTGACCCGGACCTACTACCTGAAAGATGGAAAAGATGTCACCGACTGGATCAGTGTAGAAAAAACCATGGCTACTTCCATCGTCAGCTTTATCACCGGCATGCCGGATATCCGCAGCATAGAACTGCTGGAACCAACGACACTATGGGCTATCAGCCATGATGATCTGCAAAAGCTGTACGATGAAAACCACGAAATAGAACGTTTCGGGCGGATACTCGTCAGCTACGGACTGGTACAAATGCAGCAACGCTTTGATGACCTTCACTTTGCCACCGCCCGGGAACGTTACCGGAAACTCATGCAACAGCACCCTACGATTGTACAGCGGGTGCCCCTGGCAATGGTAGCTTCCTACCTGGGCATCACCCCAGAAACGTTGAGCCGTATCCGTGCCGATTATACTAATTGA
- a CDS encoding dihydrofolate reductase family protein produces MKIALIVNIAANGKVLLSENTSYQAPQEAIPLFMEVATRAGNLVMGRSTFEMLQKVFPDVKAAFPGVELVVISASTPTTDYKVVGSPEEAIDYLTEKGSVEIAVGGGPITYNAFLEKDLVTDLYFNILPVVVGHGGVLVTDDALTTRFKLVYHKGIGADIVQLYLTRE; encoded by the coding sequence ATGAAAATAGCACTAATTGTAAATATTGCAGCCAACGGAAAAGTATTATTGTCCGAAAACACCAGCTATCAGGCGCCGCAGGAAGCCATCCCCTTATTTATGGAAGTAGCTACCCGGGCGGGCAACCTGGTCATGGGCAGGAGCACCTTTGAGATGTTACAAAAGGTCTTCCCCGATGTTAAAGCTGCTTTCCCCGGGGTAGAATTGGTAGTAATATCGGCCTCCACTCCCACCACTGATTACAAAGTGGTAGGAAGTCCGGAAGAAGCGATCGATTACCTGACTGAAAAAGGCAGCGTAGAAATTGCCGTTGGTGGCGGCCCCATTACGTACAATGCCTTCCTAGAAAAAGACCTGGTCACAGATCTCTATTTTAATATCCTGCCCGTGGTAGTGGGTCATGGCGGTGTTTTAGTAACAGATGATGCATTAACTACCCGATTTAAACTCGTGTATCATAAGGGAATAGGTGCGGATATTGTACAGCTGTATTTAACCAGGGAATAA
- a CDS encoding winged helix-turn-helix transcriptional regulator: MTLITRCERTAGKEVSLALRDAIELLGGKWKICILQNLSYFGTMRFKDLQQEIAGISPKVLTEELRQMEQNFLITKTVNNTKPVTVSYSLTAYADETRDVFTALLTFGTKHRKKVMNNSRRTG, translated from the coding sequence ATGACATTAATAACACGCTGCGAAAGAACTGCAGGAAAAGAAGTTTCGCTGGCATTGAGAGATGCGATCGAACTATTGGGCGGTAAATGGAAAATATGTATCCTCCAGAACCTGTCTTATTTTGGCACCATGCGGTTCAAAGATCTGCAGCAAGAGATTGCAGGTATCTCTCCGAAAGTCTTAACAGAAGAGCTTCGGCAAATGGAGCAAAACTTCCTCATCACCAAAACGGTCAATAATACGAAGCCTGTCACCGTTTCCTATTCACTGACCGCCTATGCCGATGAAACACGGGACGTATTTACGGCCTTGCTAACGTTTGGCACCAAGCACCGGAAGAAGGTGATGAATAATAGTCGTCGTACCGGGTAA
- a CDS encoding cyclase family protein: MKINNLLLSGVLLLGAVHAAAQQPATLIDPVDTTWYNAPYGKGDEIGAANLITPELVLQSVKLVKKGKTLPLAVPMDKNLPAFRHRSFHLYNIQPGEQGGKTLGPNQFSFNDELVNGWTGVGTQLNGIGHIGIGNVYYNGNKAVDFVTVEGVKKLGIEKVPPIVTRAVLLDMTTYYKKDIVPGGTEFTVADIQAVLKKEGITIKKGDVILFNTGWLELIGKDNRRFLETEPGIGMEAAQWLAAQGIVAFGGDTWASEVYPNPKSQEEFPINQFLLAKKGIYNLELIDTRPLVKEKVWEFLFVLGQPLYVGSTQVNVNPVAIY; this comes from the coding sequence ATGAAAATCAATAACCTCCTGTTATCAGGTGTGCTGCTATTGGGCGCTGTTCACGCAGCGGCCCAGCAGCCAGCCACCCTTATAGATCCTGTAGACACCACCTGGTACAACGCTCCCTATGGGAAAGGTGACGAAATTGGTGCCGCTAATTTAATCACCCCCGAACTGGTCTTACAATCTGTTAAACTCGTCAAAAAGGGGAAAACACTACCGCTGGCGGTGCCCATGGATAAAAACCTGCCGGCCTTCCGCCACCGCAGCTTTCACCTCTATAATATTCAGCCCGGAGAACAAGGTGGAAAAACACTGGGCCCTAATCAATTCAGCTTTAATGATGAACTGGTCAATGGCTGGACTGGCGTAGGTACCCAGCTCAATGGCATCGGTCATATCGGTATCGGCAATGTTTATTATAACGGCAACAAAGCGGTGGATTTTGTAACCGTGGAAGGCGTAAAAAAACTGGGCATCGAAAAAGTACCGCCCATCGTTACCCGTGCAGTATTACTGGATATGACCACCTATTATAAAAAAGACATCGTGCCAGGCGGAACGGAATTTACCGTCGCCGATATACAGGCGGTGCTGAAAAAAGAAGGCATCACCATCAAAAAGGGCGACGTGATATTATTTAACACCGGCTGGCTGGAATTAATCGGAAAAGACAACCGCCGATTCCTGGAAACAGAACCCGGCATAGGCATGGAAGCCGCACAATGGCTGGCCGCACAAGGTATTGTGGCCTTTGGTGGCGACACCTGGGCATCAGAAGTATATCCTAATCCGAAAAGCCAGGAAGAGTTTCCCATCAACCAGTTTTTACTGGCGAAGAAAGGTATTTACAACCTGGAATTAATTGATACCAGGCCGTTAGTGAAGGAGAAAGTATGGGAGTTTCTGTTTGTGCTGGGACAACCCTTATACGTTGGTTCCACACAGGTGAATGTTAATCCTGTTGCGATCTACTAA
- a CDS encoding DUF6268 family outer membrane beta-barrel protein, translating to MKTVIVAKTGHIRSKLRISPYRKATTRTSCLCVAAFLSLLFSNKSHSQIIQDIGGIAVTAHGKATFNDLPAGSALSGNKFQLNTYDAWLPVPPIKIGRTSIFSNLSYRLMDFNYDHKTDNDPHQLERIHEIKSIIIVRHPISKKWSVLVIAMPTLAAEAKQGVSFNDLIIDGIAGVSKKFGAASNLEIGFGVHAMYSFGETLITPGISVDYHSKNKKWLAQFYWPRLNVLYNVNANTQVGIAGSIDWTRFKLKSYQSENGKEVDYAQFSTIHAGLQVQRRLIGGVWLQVQGGVGLFNKYELFDTNQKTVNDFSFSNMAYGKAALTYRIGRK from the coding sequence ATGAAAACAGTCATAGTTGCTAAAACCGGCCATATCAGGAGTAAACTCCGCATTAGTCCTTATCGTAAAGCTACCACCAGGACATCCTGCCTTTGTGTAGCTGCTTTTTTATCGCTCCTCTTTTCCAACAAAAGCCATAGCCAGATTATTCAGGATATTGGCGGCATTGCCGTCACGGCCCATGGCAAAGCTACATTTAATGACCTGCCTGCGGGAAGCGCGTTGTCGGGGAATAAGTTTCAGCTCAACACCTACGATGCCTGGCTGCCCGTGCCTCCCATTAAAATCGGACGCACCAGCATTTTCAGTAACCTGAGCTATCGCCTGATGGATTTCAATTATGATCACAAGACCGATAATGATCCCCATCAGCTGGAAAGAATCCATGAAATAAAATCGATTATCATTGTCCGGCATCCCATTTCAAAAAAATGGTCGGTACTGGTGATTGCCATGCCCACCCTGGCTGCAGAAGCGAAACAGGGCGTTTCCTTCAATGACCTGATCATAGACGGTATCGCCGGCGTATCGAAAAAATTTGGCGCCGCATCGAATCTGGAAATCGGCTTCGGCGTACACGCGATGTATTCCTTCGGAGAAACCTTGATCACGCCAGGCATCTCCGTTGATTACCACAGCAAAAACAAAAAATGGCTGGCCCAGTTTTACTGGCCGCGGTTGAATGTACTCTATAACGTAAACGCCAATACGCAGGTAGGGATAGCTGGCTCCATAGACTGGACGCGGTTTAAGCTGAAAAGCTACCAGAGCGAAAACGGAAAAGAAGTGGACTACGCGCAATTCTCCACGATTCATGCGGGTTTGCAGGTACAGCGTCGTTTAATAGGCGGCGTCTGGCTGCAGGTGCAGGGAGGAGTAGGACTCTTCAATAAATATGAACTTTTCGATACCAACCAGAAAACAGTGAATGATTTCTCTTTTTCCAACATGGCTTACGGAAAGGCGGCGCTGACGTATCGTATCGGCCGGAAATAA
- a CDS encoding DUF2141 domain-containing protein has protein sequence MKTIILTTLVVCASVLAKAQQVKLHISVANVAPGKGNVVLNIYDKKTDFLKKSFISKIEKADNATLTFIVDLPQKGTYAVTVFQDLDDNKKLKQDWFGIPQEPVGYGNNFQPTAKPTFSECAIVVDKEQVTQTIKLY, from the coding sequence ATGAAAACGATTATTCTGACTACCCTCGTCGTGTGCGCATCTGTTTTAGCGAAGGCGCAGCAGGTAAAATTGCACATTAGCGTAGCCAATGTGGCACCAGGTAAAGGCAATGTGGTGTTGAACATCTACGATAAAAAAACAGATTTTCTGAAAAAAAGCTTTATCAGCAAAATAGAAAAGGCCGATAACGCAACCCTGACATTTATAGTTGATTTGCCGCAAAAAGGCACGTATGCGGTGACGGTTTTTCAGGACCTGGATGACAACAAAAAATTAAAACAGGATTGGTTCGGTATTCCGCAGGAACCTGTTGGATATGGTAATAACTTCCAGCCTACAGCCAAACCAACATTTAGTGAGTGCGCCATCGTAGTAGACAAGGAGCAGGTAACCCAAACCATCAAACTATATTAA